The genomic segment CGTGATCGGGGCAGGGGTTGCCGGTGGTCTTGCGGCCTTTGATTGCGCACGTCGTGGTTTGCGGGTTCTGCTCGTGGAGAAACGCTCGTTTCCGCGATGGAAGGTCTGTGGCTGTTGCTTCAATGCCAACGCCATGGCTGCACTGACAGCCGCAGGACTTCCGAATCTGTTTTCTGATCAGGGTGCAGTTCCCCTTGATCAGCTTCGTCTTGGCTGGGGTGGCAGAACGCTCAACCTGGCGTTGCCAGGCGGTTGGGCACTCTCGCGGGAGCGCTTTGATCAGGCTCTGGTCAACGCGGCCCAGGCGGCAGGTGCGACCGTGCGATTCCAAACCGGCGCTGTTCTGGAGGAGATGTCTGCACTGGGTCGCATGGTGCGGCTAAGACCGGCTGGCGGCGCTTCAGCTGAGCGGATCCAGGCCCGTGTGGTGCTCGTCGCAGCCGGCTTGCAGCATCAGGTCTTGGCAACGTCGCACCCAGCCAGCGCTGACAGCACACCTGGGTCGAGGATTGGGGCGGGCTGTCTGATCAGTGATGAGGATGGTCTTTTCGAGTCCGGGGCCATTCATATGGCCATCGGCCGGAGTGGATACGTCGGTTTGGTACGCCGTGAGGATGGTGCTCTCAACCTTGCAGCCGCCTTCGACCGCACTGCTGTTCAATCGTCTGGAGGTGTCACTCACGCGGCAGAACTGGTTCTCCGGCAAGCCGGCTTCCCTTTGCCTCATTCACTGGAGACATCCCGTTGGCAGTTGACTTCTGCGTTGACCCGTCGTGCTGACGTCTTCTCAGGCGATCGCTTCCTGTTGCTGGGCGATTCCACCGGCTATGTGGAACCCTTCACTGGAGAGGGAATGGCCTGGGCTCTCGCCGCAGGGGCGGCTGTGGCTCCTTTCGTGCAGGAAGCCCAGGGCGAGTGGACAACGGATCTCGAGCATCGCTGGCAGAGGAGGCTGGAGACACTGACGATCCGTCGGCAGCGTCTCTGCGGTTTGTTGTCGACGTTGTTGCGACATCCTCTTGCGATACATGCGTTGTTCAGGGCGGGAAGCCAATGGCCTGCCATACCGCAGCGCATCATCAGCAGCCTCAATCAGGTCTCCCCCCTGCTGGCGAGCCACTGATCCATGCCTCTCACACTTCATGGCATCGGCACGGCGGTTCCACCCCAGCAACTGAGTCAGACAGAGGCGGTGCAAGTGGCGCATCGGATCAATGCCGAGAGCCCCGAACAGAAAAGGCTGATGTCTCGCATCTACCAGAAAACCAAGGTTCTGAGCCGAGGGAGTGTGCTGCTCGATAAGGATGCCGATCGCGGCGCGATCCAGGAGCGGCTCAGCTTCTACGGCTCCGAAAGTCCTGGAACAGCCCAGCGGATGCAGGCTTTTGAGGCCCATGCCGGTCCGCTGGCGCTGGAGGCCGCGTCGAAAGCGCTCAGCGACAGCATGATCTCCCCAGGGGCGATCACCCACCTTGTGACGGTCAGTTGCACCGGTTTTCAATCACCCGGCGTTGATCTGTTCCTGATCGACAAGCTTGAGCTGGCTCCGAGTGTTCAGCGCACACACATCGGATTCATGGGTTGCCACGGCGCACTGAATGGCATGCGTGTGGCCCATGCCTTTGCCGAGATGGATCCCAAAGCGGTGGTCCTCCTCTGCGCCGTCGAGCTCTGCAGTCTTCATATGGCGTATGGATGGCACCCGGAGAAGGTTGTCGCCAATGGTTTGTTTGCCGATGGTGCTGCTGCCGTCGTCGCCTCCGCCAAACCGTCCTGCTCCGATCCGACCCTGGTGTTGCGAGCCAGTGGCTCGACGGTGATTCCTGACAGTGCCGATCTGATGCACTGGGAGATCGGAGATCACGGATTTGCAATGGGTCTGTCTCCACGGGTTCCCGACGTGGTGGGGGCAGCTTTGTTGCCTTGGTTGCGTGGCTGGCTGAAGGGTCAGGCCATCGACCTTGATGCGGTGACCAGCTGGGCTGTGCATCCAGGTGGTCCGAGAATTCTCTCGACCTGTTCAGAGGTTTTGTCGCTGGATCCGAAGCTTCTGATCGAATCCAGAGGCGTTCTTGAAGAGCATGGCAACATGTCGTCGGCGACGATCCTGTTCATCCTTGAGCGCCTACGTCGACGGTCGTCAGCAGGGCCTTGCCTCGCCCTCGCGTTCGGCCCTGGATTGAGCGCGGAAGTTGCTCTGTTTGATCTTGTTCATCGGGAAGGATCGACGTAACAGCTCAGCTCATCCGTCATACCGAGGCAACAGAACCTTGATTGACACGTGATTGACGGCTGTTTCTGCTGTGGTCCGGTCGATGCCATTGGCTCTGGGCCTGTTTCAAACGGTCTGCAGAGAGGCAGCACCACCGGGCAGAATCGTGATTTCAACTCCTGTACGGCGTCCCTGCTGCTGTTTTACTCAGAGGTCTCAGATTGCGAGGATTTAGGGAATGGTATTTTCTACTGTTATTAATGCCATTTCATCATCAAGAGCATTAAACGGGTCAGCCATCAGCTTTGCTTGCCTATTGTCTGTGAAAGGCAAAACAGACCTCTGTTTTTTGGTCAGGTTGTCAATGAAGTCATTTGCCTTATTGATCTGCTTTTTGCTCAGTTCCTTGAGCTGGCTTTGTTTGAACGCCCTGGCCTGACGCTTACTCAATGCGTCCAGTGACGAAGACTTCAAGCCAGTAATGTTATCAGCATCAAGCTTTTTGAGAACATTTGGCTTGAATATGGACAGTTCTTCGCCGTTGAATGTTTTGAGGTGGCCTTTTTTGAAGCCTGTTATGGCATCCTTTGTCAGCTTGCTCAGTTGTTTTAGGTTCATTCCTGAGACGACATGGCCGGATAAGCGGGCTATTTGTTTTGCCGATAATCCTTTGACTGCATTTGGTTTGAGATCAGACAGATCAGACTTTGAGACTCGTTTAATCTCCTTGAGTGTGAGTTGTTTGACTTGCCTGCGTGACATGTCAGCAAACGTTGTTTTGAGTATCGTTGGTTCAGTGATTGTCATGGAGTTGTTGGTCACGGCCGTTTCACCAAGGGATGCAACGTCATTGCCTTTCCGATCTTGTATGGCATCGGCATCATCTGCAGGGCTTGGATCGGTGTAGGCAACGGTGACGGCCTGTTCCTTTTCAATTGGTGATGCAAGGGTGAGCTTGATCGTGGCATCATTAACGGTGACAGTGGTCACATTGTTTGAAGTGCCATTGGATCGAACGCTGAAGTCATTGTTTTGCGCTGTTTTTGCAGAAAGCTTCTCATCGAAGTTGAGTAATACTTTATTGCCAGCAACATTGGTGGAGGCTGATCTGAATGTTGGCGCTGTTCCATCGCCTATTGAATTGTTGGTTACTGCGATTTCGCTGAGAGAGGCAACGTCATTGCCATTCCTGTCTTGAATGGCATCGACATCATCTGCAGGGCTTGGATCGGTATAGGCAATGGTGACGGACTGTCCTCGATTGACAGTTGCGGCGAGGGTTAGCTTGATCGTTGCATCCTTAACAGTGACAGCGGTCACATTGTTTGAAGTGCCATTGGATCGAACGCTGAAATCATTGTTCCGAGCTGTTTTTGCTGAGAGTTTCTCATCATAAGTGAGTAACACTTTACTGCCAGCAGCATTGGTTGAGGCTGATCTGAATGTTGGTGCTACTCCATCGATTGATGAATTGTTGGTTACTACGATGTCGCTGAGAGATGCAACGTCATTGCCATCCCTGTCTTGAATGGCGTTGGCATCATCTGCAGGGCTCGGATCGCTGTAGGCAATTGTCACGCTCTGCCCCTTTCGAATTGGTGAAGCGAGTGTAAGTTTGACAGTGTTGTTTTTAACTGAAACGTTTGTCAGCTGTTTGGAAACTCCATCAGATATGATTGAAAAGTCTGACTCGGAAGCTGTCAGGTTTGAAAGTTTTTTGTCGTATGTGAGAAGGATTTTGCGACCGGTCAAAATCGTCTTAGCAGCTAGAAAATTTGCTGGCTTTATGGAGCCAATAACGATCTCTGCAGTATCTTGAGCTCTGGAAAAAAGTTGCAGGGAGCTTATATCAATACTTTGTAGACCCTCCTGTCCTCTGATTAAATAAGCAGTGTTGTTGTCAGATGAAAGGGCTACCTGCCTAACAGCAAGAAAACCCTCTCCATTCAGGGGTCGACCGAAGCTCTCTATCAGTGTTGGATTGGCACGATCATTGACATCGATGATCTGCAATCCGCTGCTGCCATCCGCGATAAAGGCGGTGTTGCCGTCCGTCGACAGGTTGACGTCTTGAGCATCACCAGGTGTGTCGAAGCTGGCTGTGAGCGTCGGCTTGGCAGGCTCACTGACATTGACTATTTGCAGGCCAGCTCCATCGGCTAGAAAAGCAGTCTTGCCGTCAGCGCTAAGGCTCACGTCATAGGCATAGCTATCTGTGGAGTCCGAAAAGTCGAGGCTCCCTGTGAGTTCTGGAGTGGCTGGGTTGCTGACATCAACGATACTCAATCCACTGTAGCCATTGGCAATGAAGGCAGTGCTGCCATCGGCGGATAATGTGATGCCATTGACGTCATTACCATTGAGGCTGAAGGTTGATATCAGCTCTGGGTTGTAGGTGTTACTGACGTCGACTGCTTTGAGTTCTTCAGGAGAGTTGCTGCCGATAAAGATTGTTTTGCCATCAGCCGACAGGGTGCCGCTTTGGTAGCCCACCCTCGTATTAATTGTGCCGGTCTTTGTTGGGTTTTTAGGGTCACTGACGTCTACAATTTGTAGATCTCCGTATCTGTTCGTGAGATAGGCTGACTTGCCGTCGGCTGATAGGACAACGCCAACTTGAAATTTATTATTGTTTTCGAGGGCGGCCGTGAATGTAAGGTCGTCATTATTTTTGATATTGAAAATTTGTAGGCCTTCCCATCCGCAGCTCACGAATGCGTAATTGTCATCGGCAGATATGCTGACACCTCTGCCACTGCACATCTCGTATTTGGTTGTGCTGATCAGAGACGGGGTTGTCGCAATCGATCCCGCCCCATTGGCGATGCCACCGCGGCGATCCCAGGCTTTGAAGCTGATCAGGTCGTCGATCGTGCCAGTGAAATTGCCAACGGGTCTATAAGCAAGCCGCGTCTTGTTGTCGCTGTAGAGGACACGGGCTGAATTCACACCAACGGGACCGACATCTGTCCATGAGCTGCCGTTGTCAGTGGAGTAATAGAGGGTTCCACCGTGAAGATTCGTCCCGATAATGGCGATGGCAGGAGGATCTCCGTCGGGATCTTTGAAGTTGTTCTCGCTTCCGCCTGATCTGATCAAGTCCGAAACGGGTGTGCCTGTCACTCCTGAGGGTTTTGCTGTGTCGGCCCGGATCCCAGCGAATCTTGGAGTGAAAGACGGATTGAGAGTAGGACGGGCCATGATGTCTTTAACTTGATCGTTCCTAACTCCATTCTACTCGATCAATGTAATGTCCATTTTAAATTGTGTGATTACATGAATAGTAGTTTTTGTGCCAGGCTTCTTCAACCAGGCCGGCCATCTATTGGTATCCTCCCCTATGCGACTGAGTTTAGCTATTTGCTAATAAGTGTTACCTCCTATTCAGTATTGATTCGTTTTGATGATCTCGTAAGTTATTCCAATTTGTGCAAGTTTATGGTTGATTTTTCAAGCTTTTATAAATTTTAAGGCCTCATTCTGTTGTTGTCAGAGTTTTTCAGGGGTTTCGTCTGGAGCGGTGCAAAATCGGCTTACAAGCACTTGATGTTGCCACTGGTCTGCGTGCTGTTTCAAAAGCTCTGCTGCTCGACTGCTTCCGCCATCCAACCTGGGATCAACCCTGAACCTGGCGGCCGATGAGGCCACTTAACTCCAAGTTGTCGGAACTGGTCAAAGGGTTTTGCCCCTGTGAGATCGCTAGTTTTTGTCCCACTGGGTCTGAATTTGTTCCATTGGGATGAGACCTGCGGCCATGGTGTGTCAGTTGTTCCAGTCCGCTCGGGATGAGCAGCGAGACGTTGAACGAGGCTGGTGTTGCGCAGGATTGTCTGGAAGCTGTTGCTGTCGTTGCGCAGGAGAGGATGATCGATGTTTTGCTGAAAAGAGAGAGTGGGGGCCTGGTCGATAGCGACCAGATCACCCTGACTGGGCTTGAAACGGTGATGTTGTCGTTGCCGGTTGAGAGAACAAAACGATCAGCACCGGCGCCATCATCTTGCGGCAACGCACTCGGCTAGAGGCCCATAGAAAAGGCTCACAGATCGTCAGTAAGGAGGCGTCAGTTTGCGGCTACGCCAGGTGGATGTCACCCGGAAGCAACCATCATCTGACCCCAATGCTTGATCAACGCCAACCAAAACGATCAGCGAATTGCGGCAAATCCATTTTGGCGCAGATACCGAATGCCGCGGTATCTGTCTGAAGGAATGGCATCCGCTGCCATGAATGCAGATTCGAGACGAAGAGCAGCAGCCTCTCTTTGTGCTTTGGCCTTGTTCACAGGCGCAAAGGCTGAACCGTTCCAGTACAACGACGTCATTACAGCTCCTGGCAAAGCCCAAGCCCCCGTTCCATGGCTTGGATCGAGCTGCGCCCCGCGGTAGCGAGGTGAACGATATGTAGTGGTGACTACATCTCGGTTCTAAATGCGACGTCAAGCACTTGTCCAGTGTTGCCAGGAAATCAACATTCCAGCCGGTGATGGTGTTGCAGCACGACGAGCGCACGAGTCACTTGGAGTGATCCAACATGGTGCACCGGGCCTGAGTTTGTATGAGTTTGTGCACGTGGGATAAGACCTGGGCCAAGGGTCTATGGATTGATCAAGCCAACTCGGGATGAGCAGTGAGCAGATGATCGCGTGAGGTGTTGCGCAGGGTGGTGTTGATGGAATTGGCGTCGTCGAGCAGGAGTAGATGATCGCCGTCCTGTTGGACGGAAAGATTGAGGTCCGGGTCGATGGCAAGCTGATCGCCCTGTTTGTATTTGAAATCCGTGATGGTGTCGTTGCCGGTTGAGAAAACAAAACGATCAGCACCGGATCCACCGATCAGGGTGTCGTCGCCATCACCGCCACGCAGGGTGTCCTTGCCACGCCCGCCTTTGAGTGCATCCTTGCCGGCTCCGCCTTTGAGGCTGTCGTCGCCGACTTGGCCTTGAGTTGATCGTTCTGATGGCCACCGATGAGCCGATCGTTGCCACTACCGCCGAGGAGTGTGTCCTTGCCGCGCCTGCCAAGGAGTGTGTCATCGCCGGCACCGCCTTTAAGGGTGTCGCGATGGCTGCCGCCGTAGGCGATGTCATGGCAGCCGCGGGCGATGATGAGGTCAGAGCAGGCTTGTGCGATCAGGGTGTCATTACCGCCAGCGCCTTTTAGGGTGTCAGCGCCGGAATGGCCGCGGAGATCTTTACCGCTGGATAAATCACAGGGCGTGGATGGATCTTGATCGAGTTGTTTGCTGGTCTCTTTTGGGAGTGGAGTTGGCGTTGGCGACGGAGTTGGCTTGGGGGTTGGAGTGGCAGCTTGAGATGGGCTGGTGCCAGGGCTTGGAGATGGGCTGGGGCTAGGGCTTGGAGATGGGCTCGGAGAAAGAGTGGTGTCTTTGGTTGTGGAATCGGAGGCTTGCGTTGCTGAATTGCCGGCCAGATCATCGACATCGGCGGTGATGGTGAGGGTACCGTCGTCAAGGGAGGAGAGATCAAGACCAGTGACGGAATAGCTGTTGCTGTTGACGGTGGCGGTGGTGTTGATGTGTGTGCCACCAGCAGAGGAGGAGATGTTGATGGAAACGGTTTGTCCATCTACTGCGCCGGAGGTGGTGCCAGAGATGGTGACGGAGGAGTCTTCTGTTGCGTTGAGACGTCCATCACCACCATCGTTGATGGCAACAGAAATGGTTGGAGCTGCTGTGTCTTTGGTTGTGGAATCGGAGGCTTGCGTTGCTGAATTGCCGGCCAGATCATCGACATCGGCGGTGATGGTGAGGGATCCGTCGTTAAGGGAGGAGAGATCAAGACCAGTGACGGTTTAGCCGTTGCTGTTGACGGTGGCGGTGGTGTTGATGGGAGTGCCGCCAGCAGAGGAGGAGATGTTGATGGAAACGGTTTGTCCATCTTCTGCGCCGGAGGTGGTGCCAGAGATGGTGACGGAGGAGTCTTCTGCT from the Synechococcus sp. KORDI-100 genome contains:
- a CDS encoding NAD(P)/FAD-dependent oxidoreductase, whose product is MPNSWDVIVIGAGVAGGLAAFDCARRGLRVLLVEKRSFPRWKVCGCCFNANAMAALTAAGLPNLFSDQGAVPLDQLRLGWGGRTLNLALPGGWALSRERFDQALVNAAQAAGATVRFQTGAVLEEMSALGRMVRLRPAGGASAERIQARVVLVAAGLQHQVLATSHPASADSTPGSRIGAGCLISDEDGLFESGAIHMAIGRSGYVGLVRREDGALNLAAAFDRTAVQSSGGVTHAAELVLRQAGFPLPHSLETSRWQLTSALTRRADVFSGDRFLLLGDSTGYVEPFTGEGMAWALAAGAAVAPFVQEAQGEWTTDLEHRWQRRLETLTIRRQRLCGLLSTLLRHPLAIHALFRAGSQWPAIPQRIISSLNQVSPLLASH
- a CDS encoding type III polyketide synthase, which produces MPLTLHGIGTAVPPQQLSQTEAVQVAHRINAESPEQKRLMSRIYQKTKVLSRGSVLLDKDADRGAIQERLSFYGSESPGTAQRMQAFEAHAGPLALEAASKALSDSMISPGAITHLVTVSCTGFQSPGVDLFLIDKLELAPSVQRTHIGFMGCHGALNGMRVAHAFAEMDPKAVVLLCAVELCSLHMAYGWHPEKVVANGLFADGAAAVVASAKPSCSDPTLVLRASGSTVIPDSADLMHWEIGDHGFAMGLSPRVPDVVGAALLPWLRGWLKGQAIDLDAVTSWAVHPGGPRILSTCSEVLSLDPKLLIESRGVLEEHGNMSSATILFILERLRRRSSAGPCLALAFGPGLSAEVALFDLVHREGST
- a CDS encoding SwmB domain-containing protein; translated protein: MARPTLNPSFTPRFAGIRADTAKPSGVTGTPVSDLIRSGGSENNFKDPDGDPPAIAIIGTNLHGGTLYYSTDNGSSWTDVGPVGVNSARVLYSDNKTRLAYRPVGNFTGTIDDLISFKAWDRRGGIANGAGSIATTPSLISTTKYEMCSGRGVSISADDNYAFVSCGWEGLQIFNIKNNDDLTFTAALENNNKFQVGVVLSADGKSAYLTNRYGDLQIVDVSDPKNPTKTGTINTRVGYQSGTLSADGKTIFIGSNSPEELKAVDVSNTYNPELISTFSLNGNDVNGITLSADGSTAFIANGYSGLSIVDVSNPATPELTGSLDFSDSTDSYAYDVSLSADGKTAFLADGAGLQIVNVSEPAKPTLTASFDTPGDAQDVNLSTDGNTAFIADGSSGLQIIDVNDRANPTLIESFGRPLNGEGFLAVRQVALSSDNNTAYLIRGQEGLQSIDISSLQLFSRAQDTAEIVIGSIKPANFLAAKTILTGRKILLTYDKKLSNLTASESDFSIISDGVSKQLTNVSVKNNTVKLTLASPIRKGQSVTIAYSDPSPADDANAIQDRDGNDVASLSDIVVTNNSSIDGVAPTFRSASTNAAGSKVLLTYDEKLSAKTARNNDFSVRSNGTSNNVTAVTVKDATIKLTLAATVNRGQSVTIAYTDPSPADDVDAIQDRNGNDVASLSEIAVTNNSIGDGTAPTFRSASTNVAGNKVLLNFDEKLSAKTAQNNDFSVRSNGTSNNVTTVTVNDATIKLTLASPIEKEQAVTVAYTDPSPADDADAIQDRKGNDVASLGETAVTNNSMTITEPTILKTTFADMSRRQVKQLTLKEIKRVSKSDLSDLKPNAVKGLSAKQIARLSGHVVSGMNLKQLSKLTKDAITGFKKGHLKTFNGEELSIFKPNVLKKLDADNITGLKSSSLDALSKRQARAFKQSQLKELSKKQINKANDFIDNLTKKQRSVLPFTDNRQAKLMADPFNALDDEMALITVENTIP